From a single Ignavibacteria bacterium genomic region:
- a CDS encoding YegP family protein produces MAGKFVLKIASNSQYRFNLKAANGEVILTSETYIQKQGALNGISSVKNNSSNDSRYERKTSANNQHYFVLKAMNNEIIGVSETYSTAQAMEAGIKSVKNNAPLATLEDLTQ; encoded by the coding sequence ATGGCCGGTAAGTTTGTTCTTAAGATAGCCTCAAACTCGCAGTATAGGTTTAATTTAAAGGCTGCAAATGGAGAGGTTATTTTAACAAGCGAAACTTATATCCAAAAACAGGGTGCATTAAATGGAATAAGTTCTGTAAAAAATAATTCCTCAAATGATTCAAGGTACGAGAGAAAAACATCTGCTAATAATCAACACTACTTTGTCCTAAAGGCAATGAATAATGAAATTATAGGTGTAAGCGAAACTTATTCTACTGCACAGGCTATGGAGGCAGGTATCAAATCAGTAAAAAATAATGCGCCTCTTGCCACTTTGGAAGATTTAACACAATAG
- a CDS encoding restriction endonuclease subunit R, with protein MAPIPTKVSDRLIAGVKKFQPILAAAKSRDINESDTVLILTDMLAEIFGYDKYSEITSEFAIRGTYCDLATRVNGKILFLVEAKAIGADLKEAFIKQAVDYAANLGVDWVILTNGVFWRVYKISFTKPIEHEVILEFDFLSLNMKNAEHIDYLWLLSREGWLKSLLEEFHEQKQVLSRFSIGALIISDSILDTIRKELKKISPDIKIEKDQIKKVLTQEIIKRDVLEGDKAQEAVKNINRAMSRIVKAKEKLKSSSLKPIPSDAAQTTEEAIPLEAN; from the coding sequence ATGGCTCCTATTCCAACTAAAGTATCTGATAGGCTGATCGCTGGTGTAAAGAAATTTCAGCCGATTTTGGCCGCAGCAAAGTCCAGGGATATTAACGAATCAGATACTGTCCTGATTTTAACTGATATGTTAGCTGAAATTTTTGGATATGATAAGTATTCAGAAATCACTTCTGAATTTGCCATCCGAGGAACCTATTGTGATCTTGCCACACGTGTAAATGGGAAAATACTGTTCCTTGTTGAAGCCAAAGCAATAGGTGCCGATTTAAAGGAAGCATTTATTAAGCAGGCAGTTGATTATGCTGCTAATCTTGGTGTGGATTGGGTGATATTGACCAATGGGGTATTCTGGAGAGTCTATAAGATAAGCTTTACAAAACCAATTGAACACGAAGTTATTTTAGAATTTGATTTCCTTTCTCTGAATATGAAAAATGCCGAGCATATTGATTACTTGTGGTTGTTGTCAAGAGAAGGATGGTTGAAATCCCTGCTTGAGGAATTCCATGAACAGAAACAAGTCCTAAGCCGCTTCAGTATCGGAGCGTTGATTATATCGGATTCAATTTTGGACACGATAAGAAAAGAGCTTAAAAAAATATCTCCCGATATTAAAATTGAAAAAGATCAGATTAAAAAAGTACTTACTCAGGAGATAATAAAGAGGGATGTTCTTGAAGGTGATAAAGCGCAGGAGGCGGTTAAAAATATTAACAGGGCAATGAGCAGAATTGTAAAAGCAAAAGAAAAACTTAAATCCAGCAGCTTAAAACCCATTCCTTCGGATGCTGCTCAAACAACAGAAGAAGCGATACCGTTGGAAGCAAACTAA